From Haloarcula hispanica ATCC 33960, the proteins below share one genomic window:
- the nadC gene encoding carboxylating nicotinate-nucleotide diphosphorylase has translation MLADSDIERWLHEDVGHHDVTNDVPGTTEGRLVAKESGVVAGLDAATAVFEYLDCAVETPVDSGAAIDAGDVVLRVDGPAQSVLRGERVAVNITGHASGVATKTRAAVDAAESAATDSTPRIAGTRKTTPGLRGIEKRAVAAGGGDTHRLDLSHMVMVKDNHIAEMGLVDAIEHFRERASFATKLDVEVEAPEDAPRAAEAGADIVLLDNMSPAETERAVDRVAASTSGALTEASGGITVADVPAYAETGVDIISMGSLTHSAPTLDFSFRTG, from the coding sequence ATGCTCGCCGACAGCGACATCGAGCGGTGGCTCCACGAGGACGTGGGCCACCACGACGTGACCAACGACGTGCCCGGCACGACCGAGGGGCGACTGGTGGCAAAAGAGTCCGGCGTCGTCGCCGGCCTTGACGCTGCCACCGCGGTGTTTGAGTATCTGGACTGTGCGGTTGAGACACCGGTCGACTCGGGGGCGGCCATCGACGCCGGCGACGTAGTGCTTCGCGTCGACGGCCCCGCGCAGTCGGTCCTCCGCGGCGAGCGCGTCGCCGTGAACATCACCGGCCATGCCTCGGGCGTGGCGACGAAGACACGGGCCGCCGTCGATGCGGCGGAATCGGCTGCGACAGATTCCACCCCTCGTATCGCCGGCACGCGCAAGACGACTCCCGGCCTGCGCGGCATCGAGAAGCGGGCGGTAGCGGCCGGCGGCGGCGACACCCATCGACTGGACCTCTCGCACATGGTGATGGTCAAGGACAACCACATCGCCGAGATGGGACTGGTCGACGCCATCGAGCACTTCCGCGAGCGGGCCTCCTTCGCGACGAAACTCGACGTCGAGGTCGAAGCTCCGGAGGACGCCCCGCGGGCCGCCGAGGCCGGCGCGGACATCGTCCTGCTCGACAACATGTCCCCCGCGGAAACTGAGCGGGCCGTCGACAGAGTGGCAGCGTCTACTTCCGGCGCGCTCACCGAGGCTAGCGGCGGTATCACAGTTGCGGACGTGCCGGCCTACGCCGAAACGGGCGTGGACATCATCTCGATGGGGTCGCTGACCCACTCCGCGCCGACGCTGGATTTCTCTTTCCGCACGGGCTAG
- the nadA gene encoding quinolinate synthase NadA has product METAAFETDLSLFKYDNLEQLPPAYRDLEADERTERIESALDTLGDDVVILGHNYQRREIVEHADFIGDSYQLSKEAAESDADYVIFGGVTFMAESADIITDDDQSVILPSMEASCPMAGMAEALQVDAAWAELTAALDDDEDIIPITYMNSYADLKAFCAEQGGLVCTSSNAHKAFEYAFEKGDKVLFLPDKHLGENTAHRLGMADETVEWDPWDAEGTDAADAVENDVILWEGYCQVHERFREHHIESIREDYPDANVIVHPECRREVVEAADVAGSTSTICESVAEADPGETWAIGTEIHLTHHLQRWHPEVDVVPLCGDACMDCNAMRQIDPNYLAWVLEELVEGRERNVIEVAPEEKELAQVAMDRMLEI; this is encoded by the coding sequence ATGGAAACCGCCGCGTTCGAGACGGACCTTAGCCTCTTCAAGTATGACAACCTCGAGCAACTCCCGCCGGCGTACCGGGACCTCGAGGCGGACGAGCGGACCGAGCGCATCGAGAGCGCGCTCGATACCCTCGGCGACGACGTGGTCATCCTCGGCCACAACTACCAGCGTCGGGAGATAGTCGAACACGCCGACTTCATCGGCGACTCCTACCAGCTCTCGAAGGAAGCCGCCGAGTCCGACGCCGACTACGTGATTTTCGGCGGCGTGACGTTCATGGCCGAATCCGCGGACATCATCACGGACGACGACCAGTCCGTGATCCTCCCGTCGATGGAGGCGTCCTGCCCGATGGCGGGCATGGCCGAGGCGCTGCAGGTCGACGCCGCGTGGGCAGAACTGACCGCGGCGCTCGACGACGACGAAGATATCATCCCGATCACGTACATGAACAGCTACGCCGACCTGAAGGCCTTCTGCGCCGAGCAGGGCGGGCTGGTGTGTACGTCCTCCAACGCCCACAAGGCCTTCGAGTACGCCTTCGAGAAGGGCGACAAAGTACTCTTCCTGCCCGACAAGCACCTCGGCGAGAACACGGCCCACCGGCTCGGCATGGCCGACGAAACCGTCGAGTGGGACCCGTGGGACGCCGAGGGCACCGACGCCGCTGACGCCGTCGAAAACGACGTCATTCTCTGGGAGGGGTACTGTCAGGTTCACGAACGCTTCCGCGAGCACCACATCGAATCGATCCGCGAGGACTACCCCGACGCGAACGTCATCGTTCACCCCGAGTGTCGCCGCGAGGTCGTCGAGGCCGCCGACGTGGCCGGCTCTACGTCGACTATCTGTGAGTCCGTCGCCGAGGCTGATCCCGGCGAAACGTGGGCCATCGGCACCGAGATTCACCTCACCCACCACCTCCAGCGGTGGCACCCCGAGGTGGATGTCGTCCCGCTGTGTGGCGACGCCTGCATGGACTGCAATGCCATGCGCCAGATCGACCCGAACTACCTCGCGTGGGTGCTTGAGGAACTGGTCGAAGGTCGCGAGCGCAACGTCATCGAGGTCGCGCCCGAGGAGAAGGAACTGGCACAGGTCGCGATGGACCGAATGCTGGAGATCTAA
- a CDS encoding L-aspartate oxidase — protein MTDDPITTDVLVVGSGIAGLAAALAAAREGDDVTLATKATRPEGSSSWWAQGGIAISRDTPEEFKDDIMAASDGTADPDAVDVLVENANEAVEDVLLETLDVEFDQNGSGHDFTREAAHSEDRILHVDASTGKHIHVPFLNYIDDHDGVEILDDTAALELIRHEGRVHGAMLESDGEVDPYFAGSVVLATGGIGDLYPRTTNPDNTTGDGIGMAALAGAEVEDMEYVQFHPTACVLEGNSGSAEVAFLVSEAVRGEGGLLRNDKGERFMPDYHADAELAPRDVVARAVKAEREATGEVTLDVSPLDFAEEFPNLADRCKEHGIDWTDGIPVAPAEHFLCGGINVDDRGRTTLDRLYAVGECSRTGVHGANRLASTSLLEGLVWGLRAGEDAAGAEPEPIEAPELLERDPDLPERFARDKFQRLTRVMDENVGVERDPADLQRAMAVLRRLKGEVDAYVRTRTSRSLYELRHASVTALLIARHAAENEESVGTHNLVDASEEPPESTAD, from the coding sequence ATGACGGACGACCCGATTACGACGGACGTGCTGGTCGTCGGCTCCGGCATCGCCGGGCTGGCGGCGGCGCTCGCCGCGGCCCGTGAAGGCGACGACGTGACGCTCGCCACGAAGGCGACCCGTCCGGAAGGCTCCTCATCCTGGTGGGCTCAGGGCGGCATCGCCATCTCCCGAGATACGCCCGAAGAATTCAAAGACGACATCATGGCCGCCTCCGACGGCACCGCCGACCCCGACGCCGTCGATGTGCTGGTCGAGAATGCCAACGAGGCCGTCGAGGACGTGCTGCTTGAGACCTTGGACGTCGAGTTCGACCAGAACGGCTCGGGCCACGACTTCACCCGCGAGGCCGCCCACAGCGAAGACCGCATCCTCCACGTCGATGCCTCCACGGGCAAACACATCCACGTCCCGTTCCTGAACTACATCGACGACCACGACGGCGTGGAGATTCTGGACGACACCGCCGCGCTCGAACTCATCCGTCACGAGGGGCGGGTCCACGGCGCGATGCTCGAATCCGACGGCGAGGTCGACCCGTACTTCGCCGGCAGCGTCGTGCTGGCGACGGGCGGTATCGGCGACCTCTACCCGCGGACGACGAACCCCGACAACACCACTGGGGACGGCATCGGGATGGCCGCACTCGCCGGGGCCGAGGTCGAGGACATGGAGTACGTGCAGTTCCACCCGACGGCGTGCGTACTCGAAGGTAATTCCGGTAGCGCTGAGGTCGCCTTCCTCGTCAGCGAGGCCGTCCGCGGCGAGGGCGGCCTGCTACGCAACGACAAGGGCGAGCGGTTCATGCCCGACTACCACGCGGACGCCGAACTCGCGCCCCGCGACGTGGTGGCCCGGGCAGTCAAGGCGGAGCGAGAGGCGACCGGTGAGGTGACGCTGGATGTCTCGCCGCTTGACTTCGCCGAAGAGTTCCCGAACCTCGCAGACCGCTGTAAAGAGCACGGCATCGACTGGACAGACGGCATTCCGGTCGCGCCCGCCGAGCACTTCCTCTGTGGCGGCATCAACGTCGACGACCGCGGCCGGACGACGCTGGACCGACTGTACGCCGTCGGCGAATGCTCCCGGACCGGCGTCCACGGCGCGAACCGCCTCGCCAGCACCTCCCTGCTCGAAGGGCTGGTCTGGGGTCTACGCGCCGGCGAAGACGCCGCCGGGGCCGAACCCGAACCAATCGAAGCGCCGGAACTGCTCGAACGCGACCCGGACCTGCCCGAGCGGTTCGCCCGCGACAAGTTCCAGCGGCTGACCCGCGTGATGGACGAGAACGTCGGCGTCGAGCGCGACCCGGCCGACCTCCAGCGGGCGATGGCCGTCCTCCGCCGGCTCAAGGGCGAGGTCGACGCCTACGTCCGCACGCGGACCAGTCGCTCGCTGTACGAACTCCGCCACGCCAGCGTCACCGCCCTGTTGATCGCGCGCCACGCCGCCGAGAACGAGGAGAGCGTCGGCACGCACAATCTCGTGGATGCGAGCGAGGAACCACCGGAGTCCACGGCTGACTGA